One window of Lawsonibacter asaccharolyticus genomic DNA carries:
- a CDS encoding IS66 Orf2 family protein, with protein MLNDFTGADKVYIACGYTDLRKGIDGLATMVQQQFELDPFTNTLFLFCGRKRDRIKGLYWERDGFILLYKRLEQGAYQWPRSEVEVKMLTPQQYRWLMEGLKIEQPKAHKAVTGLSMV; from the coding sequence ATGCTGAACGATTTTACCGGAGCAGACAAGGTCTACATCGCCTGTGGATATACAGATCTGCGCAAAGGGATCGATGGTTTGGCCACGATGGTACAGCAGCAGTTTGAACTGGACCCATTCACCAACACACTGTTTCTGTTCTGCGGGCGAAAGCGGGACCGAATAAAAGGGCTGTACTGGGAACGGGATGGCTTCATCCTCCTCTACAAGAGGCTGGAGCAGGGAGCGTACCAGTGGCCGAGGTCCGAAGTTGAGGTGAAGATGCTGACGCCGCAGCAGTACCGCTGGCTGATGGAAGGGCTGAAGATCGAACAGCCCAAAGCGCACAAAGCAGTGACTGGCCTGAGTATGGTATAG
- a CDS encoding transposase IS66 yields MMTISRAEYESLKAERDELNQKLDWLMEQVRLAKKKVYGTSSEQTKEELVGQLSFMFDETEAWLSTRRTATRETRVAAHTRQKRSSRVEEVLPENIPVEVVEHRVPESERNCPECGTLMTEIGTEVRRTLVMVPAQVKIREDVYFTYACQNCKQTGTETPILKAPKEPPLISGSYASPEAVAHIMVQKFVMYAPLYRQEQEWNRAGVMLSRQTMSNWVLRVAEDWLRPIYDHLHRQLLQREVLHADETTLQVLKLEGQTARSKCYMWLYRTGGDAEHPIVLYEYQQNRKAENAEAFLKGFTGWLHADGYSGYHRLPENIRVVGCWAHLRRKFDEAVNALPKEQQVGCTALEGLQYCNILFAIEKELADLPPEERYIQRLARSKPVMDALLAWAETKTAPPKSSLGKALYYLREQWPYLKRFLEDGRLEISNNRAERSIKPFVMGRKNWLFANTEGGAQSSAIVYSLIETARENNLDPYRYLVHVFSKAPGLAVTDKNWAAKLLPENIPPECCITKK; encoded by the coding sequence ATGATGACCATTTCCCGTGCGGAATATGAGTCTCTAAAGGCGGAACGAGACGAACTGAACCAGAAGCTGGACTGGCTGATGGAACAGGTGCGTCTTGCCAAAAAGAAGGTCTATGGGACATCCTCCGAGCAGACGAAGGAGGAGTTGGTTGGCCAGCTGAGTTTCATGTTTGATGAGACGGAAGCATGGCTGTCTACCAGGAGGACTGCCACGAGGGAAACCAGGGTTGCCGCTCATACCCGGCAGAAGCGATCCTCCCGTGTGGAGGAGGTTCTGCCTGAGAACATCCCTGTTGAGGTGGTGGAGCACCGCGTCCCGGAGTCTGAACGTAACTGTCCTGAATGCGGTACGCTCATGACAGAGATTGGGACCGAGGTGCGCCGTACTCTGGTAATGGTCCCTGCCCAGGTGAAGATCCGGGAAGATGTTTATTTTACATACGCCTGCCAGAACTGCAAGCAGACAGGGACGGAAACACCTATCCTGAAAGCCCCCAAAGAGCCTCCCCTGATTTCGGGCAGCTATGCCTCCCCGGAGGCTGTGGCCCATATCATGGTGCAGAAGTTTGTGATGTACGCTCCGCTGTACCGGCAGGAACAGGAATGGAATCGTGCTGGGGTGATGCTCTCCCGGCAGACGATGAGCAACTGGGTGCTGCGGGTGGCGGAGGACTGGCTGCGGCCCATCTATGACCACTTGCACCGGCAGTTGCTTCAGCGCGAGGTTCTCCATGCGGATGAAACAACCTTGCAGGTGCTGAAGTTGGAAGGGCAGACAGCCAGGAGCAAGTGCTATATGTGGCTGTACCGGACTGGCGGAGACGCCGAGCATCCCATAGTTCTGTATGAGTACCAGCAGAACCGGAAGGCGGAGAATGCCGAAGCATTCCTCAAGGGCTTTACGGGCTGGCTCCATGCGGATGGGTATTCCGGCTACCACCGATTGCCGGAGAACATCCGGGTGGTTGGCTGCTGGGCGCATCTGCGGCGAAAGTTTGACGAGGCGGTGAACGCCTTGCCAAAAGAGCAGCAGGTTGGCTGCACGGCGTTGGAGGGACTGCAATACTGTAATATTCTTTTCGCCATTGAAAAGGAACTAGCGGATCTGCCGCCGGAAGAACGTTATATCCAGCGTCTGGCTCGGTCCAAGCCGGTGATGGACGCTTTGTTGGCATGGGCGGAAACGAAGACCGCCCCGCCCAAGTCCTCTTTGGGAAAGGCGCTGTACTATCTGCGGGAGCAGTGGCCATATCTGAAACGCTTTTTAGAGGACGGGCGTCTGGAAATAAGCAACAACCGGGCGGAGCGGAGCATTAAACCCTTTGTGATGGGGCGGAAGAACTGGCTGTTCGCCAATACGGAGGGCGGTGCTCAGAGCAGCGCCATTGTTTACAGTCTGATTGAAACGGCCAGGGAGAATAACCTTGATCCATACCGATATTTGGTTCATGTGTTTTCCAAGGCACCCGGACTGGCAGTTACCGACAAGAACTGGGCCGCAAAGCTGCTCCCGGAAAATATTCCCCCAGAATGTTGTATTACAAAGAAATAG
- a CDS encoding sigma-70 family RNA polymerase sigma factor has translation MLADCIRLAQTNNEALEALLQKFAPLIKKCGRQLHIEDGNEEMILAFIELVKDFSPSNLRNIDDGTVVQYIKQSMYHYCFRINI, from the coding sequence ATGCTGGCCGACTGCATCAGACTTGCACAGACAAATAACGAAGCGTTGGAGGCGCTGCTCCAAAAATTCGCCCCCTTAATCAAAAAATGTGGTCGTCAACTTCATATCGAAGATGGTAATGAGGAAATGATACTGGCATTTATAGAACTGGTTAAAGATTTTTCTCCGTCTAATTTGCGAAATATAGACGATGGTACCGTAGTTCAGTATATAAAACAGTCAATGTATCATTATTGTTTCAGAATAAATATATAA
- a CDS encoding RNA polymerase sigma factor sigma-70 family, translating into MATQDKIQLNDGLLTELQIDVLTKREREIITLMFENSLTAAEIARRWGCSRQSVNQGKIVALKKLRKTFSTPISTKTLHNIERAKR; encoded by the coding sequence TTGGCGACCCAAGATAAGATACAACTTAATGATGGGCTATTAACTGAACTCCAGATTGATGTACTGACAAAAAGAGAAAGAGAAATTATAACACTAATGTTTGAGAATTCTCTGACCGCAGCGGAAATTGCACGTCGATGGGGATGTAGCAGGCAGTCAGTAAATCAGGGAAAGATTGTTGCTCTTAAAAAACTAAGGAAGACTTTTTCAACACCTATCTCCACAAAAACACTTCATAATATAGAAAGAGCGAAACGGTAA
- a CDS encoding sigma-70 family RNA polymerase sigma factor, translating into MFFVPVAILVIEDEDDRTFMENLYSSYHRLMYHTIHLITEDPWITEDILQSTTEKLIQNLDTIKHLPQPKLVNYIKTASTNTTYTYLRKRNLDAITPLSGLENEYELSQSSKENPELLFLRDEDINCFTTVFNELDEKDRYLLTSRFVEGKSYSSLSEDLGIQPDSVRMAVTRAKRKAAAILKRKYLTR; encoded by the coding sequence ATGTTTTTTGTCCCAGTTGCTATCCTCGTTATTGAGGACGAAGATGACCGAACCTTTATGGAAAATCTCTACTCCTCTTACCACCGACTCATGTACCATACAATTCATCTCATTACCGAAGACCCTTGGATTACTGAAGATATTCTTCAGAGCACAACAGAGAAACTAATCCAAAATTTAGATACTATTAAGCATCTTCCTCAGCCCAAATTGGTAAACTATATTAAAACGGCCTCCACCAATACGACATACACATATCTCCGCAAGAGAAACTTGGATGCAATTACTCCTCTTTCTGGTCTAGAAAATGAATATGAGCTTTCTCAAAGCAGCAAAGAAAATCCTGAATTACTTTTTTTAAGGGATGAAGATATCAATTGCTTTACTACTGTCTTTAACGAGCTGGATGAGAAAGACCGCTATTTATTAACTAGCCGTTTTGTTGAGGGAAAGTCTTACTCAAGTCTATCTGAAGATCTTGGAATACAACCTGATAGTGTGCGTATGGCTGTTACCAGGGCAAAAAGGAAAGCCGCTGCTATTCTGAAACGGAAATATTTGACCCGTTGA
- a CDS encoding sigma-70 family RNA polymerase sigma factor: MKTKIEKDLGMCDQKEREFMEELYRKYERLMYATVRRYISDSMEQEEIVQESLKKLIEKRRVLCNLDCAAQAGYIVVAIRNTSFSYLRKRNRERSKIISLETLNEEGMRHIILAEEEQLFYEEEIEKLKEGLKHLGPEDRALLEGKYLLKYGDKELARDFGCQPNSIRMKLTRARRKLMVIMKRSKKDDKT, encoded by the coding sequence ATGAAAACAAAGATAGAAAAAGATTTAGGAATGTGTGACCAAAAAGAACGAGAGTTTATGGAAGAGCTTTATCGCAAATATGAACGCCTTATGTATGCAACAGTTAGGCGGTATATCTCTGACAGTATGGAACAGGAGGAGATAGTACAGGAGAGCCTTAAAAAGCTGATTGAAAAAAGGAGGGTTTTGTGTAACTTAGATTGTGCTGCGCAGGCTGGATATATTGTGGTTGCAATAAGAAATACATCGTTTTCATATTTGAGAAAGCGTAACAGAGAAAGAAGTAAAATAATAAGTCTGGAGACGTTGAATGAAGAAGGAATGCGTCATATAATATTGGCGGAAGAGGAACAGTTATTCTATGAAGAGGAGATTGAAAAATTAAAAGAAGGCTTGAAACACTTGGGACCAGAAGATCGAGCACTTTTAGAAGGAAAGTATTTGTTAAAATATGGGGATAAGGAGTTGGCACGGGATTTTGGTTGCCAGCCGAACAGTATCAGAATGAAATTGACCAGAGCTAGAAGAAAGCTCATGGTAATTATGAAGAGGAGCAAGAAGGATGACAAAACGTGA
- a CDS encoding sigma-70 region 4, with product MWNYRKNDYAANKYSPNIVYRFNDEIIEISLEDYLEENPDRTEQDFLKLKALSDEIYYEQDRAENTQTRKNISIQGMEEMNCCATRSLEDEWEEFEVERQNYRYAKLALGQLFTTNILTETQKRRFRLNIFYGLSSREIGRIEGASHQAVAKSLKIAVEKLRVIFAEQG from the coding sequence TTGTGGAATTATCGCAAAAATGATTATGCAGCGAACAAATACAGCCCTAATATTGTGTATCGCTTTAATGATGAAATTATAGAGATTTCTCTGGAGGATTATTTAGAGGAGAATCCAGATAGAACGGAGCAGGACTTTTTGAAATTAAAAGCTCTGTCTGATGAGATTTATTATGAGCAGGACAGAGCAGAGAACACCCAGACCCGTAAAAATATATCTATCCAGGGAATGGAGGAGATGAATTGTTGTGCTACCCGCTCACTAGAGGACGAATGGGAAGAATTTGAGGTAGAGCGTCAAAACTATCGCTATGCTAAATTAGCCCTGGGACAATTGTTTACTACAAATATACTTACGGAAACCCAGAAACGGCGATTTCGACTCAATATATTTTATGGACTATCCAGTCGGGAAATTGGTCGAATCGAGGGGGCTAGTCATCAAGCGGTGGCAAAATCGTTAAAAATTGCTGTTGAAAAATTAAGAGTTATATTTGCGGAACAGGGTTGA
- a CDS encoding mRNA interferase, with product MRRKAIRRGTLFYADLDPVVGSEQGGTRPVLVLQNNVGNSFSPTVVTAAITSRRDKTNLPTHVSLENVPGLAPTSLLLLEQIRTVDRRRLRGYIGHISREKMKEIDKAISVSLGIKTTKERNTHRE from the coding sequence ATGCGGAGGAAGGCAATCCGGCGTGGCACCTTGTTCTACGCTGATTTGGACCCAGTAGTTGGCTCGGAACAGGGAGGTACACGCCCTGTCCTTGTGCTTCAAAACAATGTAGGTAATTCCTTCAGCCCAACAGTGGTAACAGCGGCTATCACCAGTCGAAGGGACAAGACTAACCTTCCTACTCATGTTTCGCTTGAGAATGTTCCGGGCCTCGCTCCCACATCCCTGTTACTGCTAGAACAGATACGGACGGTTGACCGCAGGAGGCTCAGAGGTTACATTGGGCATATCAGCAGGGAGAAAATGAAGGAAATTGATAAGGCGATTTCTGTCAGCCTTGGCATAAAAACCACTAAGGAAAGGAATACGCACCGTGAATGA
- a CDS encoding DNA binding domain excisionase family yields the protein MNENGHMMLSPKDAYRLMLKDYPDVMDIGEMCKVLGISKKTGYKLLKDRKIESLKIGRAYRIPKAHILGYLKVSYSVIME from the coding sequence GTGAATGAAAATGGCCATATGATGCTGTCCCCGAAAGATGCTTACCGCCTCATGTTGAAAGATTACCCTGATGTGATGGATATTGGAGAAATGTGTAAAGTGTTGGGGATCAGCAAAAAGACCGGCTATAAGCTGTTGAAAGATAGGAAAATCGAGTCCTTAAAAATTGGGCGCGCCTATCGAATCCCTAAAGCTCATATCCTTGGCTATTTAAAAGTCTCCTACTCCGTTATAATGGAATGA
- a CDS encoding site-specific recombinase phage integrase gives MAEVSFVDFLYQWLEHKYRTATGRAIDAKPIELSTYAGYEQQLNNPIAPYFREHPISLSALTKEDILAFYEKELERVKPSTVKHYHALIHGALNYAVDKKLIPNNPADRIIISKPEAFKGDYYLDSEVLRLFEIIKGHKIELVILLTAFYGLRRSEVIGLKWNAFDFKHDCVSIRHTVTICNVKGERLTIKKDKAKNKSSLRTYPLIPFLKERLLEAREQQEENRKLCGRAYNKENLGYVCVDVIGNLIKPNYVSSTFGKLLEKHNMRHIRFHDLRHTCASLLLANGVPMEQVKEWLGHSEISTTVDIYGHLQYATKKQSAAAIEQDIVTPMVQNLSADAP, from the coding sequence ATGGCAGAAGTGTCGTTTGTAGATTTCCTGTACCAATGGTTAGAGCATAAGTATAGGACAGCTACTGGGCGAGCCATAGATGCAAAGCCCATTGAACTTTCCACCTACGCTGGTTACGAACAGCAGCTCAACAATCCTATCGCTCCGTATTTCCGTGAGCATCCTATATCACTTTCTGCTCTGACCAAAGAAGATATCCTTGCCTTTTATGAGAAGGAATTGGAGCGGGTTAAGCCGTCTACTGTCAAGCACTACCATGCTCTAATTCATGGGGCGCTGAACTATGCGGTGGACAAAAAGCTAATCCCCAATAATCCTGCCGACCGAATCATCATTTCCAAGCCTGAAGCCTTCAAAGGGGACTACTACCTGGATTCCGAAGTCCTACGCCTGTTTGAGATTATCAAGGGGCACAAGATTGAGCTAGTGATTCTTCTAACTGCATTTTATGGGTTGCGCCGCAGTGAGGTCATTGGACTGAAATGGAACGCTTTTGACTTCAAGCACGACTGCGTTTCCATCCGGCACACGGTCACGATTTGCAATGTTAAAGGAGAACGTCTTACGATCAAGAAGGACAAGGCCAAAAATAAGTCCAGCCTACGGACTTATCCTCTGATTCCTTTTTTAAAGGAGCGGTTGTTGGAGGCAAGAGAACAACAGGAAGAAAACCGCAAGCTCTGCGGCCGCGCTTACAACAAAGAAAACTTGGGTTATGTCTGCGTCGATGTAATCGGCAATCTGATTAAGCCTAATTATGTGTCTTCGACTTTTGGGAAATTGCTTGAGAAACATAATATGAGGCATATTCGTTTCCATGATCTCCGCCATACCTGTGCCTCTCTCCTGCTTGCAAACGGAGTACCAATGGAACAGGTAAAGGAATGGTTGGGTCACAGTGAAATTTCAACGACGGTGGATATTTATGGGCATCTCCAATATGCAACAAAAAAGCAATCCGCCGCGGCCATTGAGCAGGATATTGTGACCCCCATGGTGCAAAATTTGTCGGCGGATGCACCATAA
- a CDS encoding transcriptional regulator XRE family: MEMQDMLADRLKQKRALSHASLEEYSKELGISKSALQKYEAGTGNPTLATVQTIADHLHESPAQLLGMYSEEEMEAAGLMFRTLEWSMGLSEGSRRELAVLFRELSRFLSGELGGAPGPPKERKEER; encoded by the coding sequence ATGGAGATGCAGGATATGCTGGCCGACCGGCTCAAGCAGAAGCGGGCGCTCTCTCACGCATCCCTGGAGGAATATTCGAAGGAACTGGGGATCAGCAAGAGCGCGCTGCAAAAATACGAGGCCGGGACCGGAAATCCTACCCTAGCCACGGTGCAGACCATAGCGGACCACCTTCACGAGAGCCCGGCCCAGCTACTGGGGATGTACAGCGAAGAAGAGATGGAGGCTGCGGGCCTGATGTTCCGGACCCTGGAATGGTCCATGGGGCTTTCGGAGGGGAGCCGCAGGGAGCTGGCGGTGCTGTTCCGGGAACTGAGCCGTTTCCTGAGCGGCGAGCTGGGAGGGGCTCCCGGGCCCCCAAAAGAGCGGAAGGAAGAGCGATGA
- a CDS encoding transcriptional regulator MarR family, producing MQQVKELPACPVETTLMLIGDKWKVLILRDLMPGTKRFGELKKSIGSVSQKVLTAQLRDMEEKGLVSRKVYAEVPPRVEYSLTALGKSLKPILDAMWTWGENYKAQNM from the coding sequence ATGCAGCAAGTGAAAGAATTACCTGCCTGTCCGGTAGAAACAACGCTTATGCTGATTGGTGATAAATGGAAAGTCCTGATCCTGCGCGACCTCATGCCGGGAACAAAGCGGTTCGGAGAACTCAAAAAGTCCATCGGCAGCGTTTCCCAGAAAGTTCTCACCGCCCAGCTGCGGGATATGGAAGAAAAAGGGCTGGTTAGCCGCAAAGTATATGCCGAAGTTCCGCCGCGGGTGGAGTACAGCCTGACAGCCTTGGGAAAAAGTCTGAAGCCCATTCTGGACGCCATGTGGACATGGGGCGAAAACTATAAAGCACAAAATATGTGA
- a CDS encoding indolepyruvate ferredoxin oxidoreductase alpha yields MQTKEYLEYIVDHIHSTVFATVDSQGRPVTCAIDLMDYDENSLYFLTAKGKNFYDRLKANENIAFTAMKGEDTLSCVAVSVQGKAKEIGPDRLPDLFRKNPYMEKIYPDVRSHSALTVFKIYEGTGEWFDLSKLPIERASFFFGGAQAKETGYFVTDKCIGCKLCYSKCPQKCIDISRKPVVIRQEHCLHCGNCFEICPARAIERR; encoded by the coding sequence ATGCAGACAAAAGAGTATCTGGAATACATTGTGGATCATATCCACTCTACCGTTTTTGCCACCGTGGACAGCCAAGGGCGGCCCGTCACCTGTGCCATCGACCTCATGGACTATGATGAAAACAGCCTCTACTTTCTGACAGCAAAGGGCAAGAACTTTTATGACCGGCTAAAAGCTAACGAAAATATTGCCTTCACCGCCATGAAGGGAGAAGATACCCTTTCCTGCGTGGCGGTGTCCGTACAGGGCAAGGCAAAGGAGATCGGGCCGGACAGGCTGCCCGACTTGTTCCGTAAAAATCCCTATATGGAGAAGATTTATCCTGATGTGCGCTCCCACAGCGCGCTCACAGTATTCAAAATTTACGAGGGAACCGGAGAATGGTTTGACCTCTCCAAACTTCCTATTGAACGGGCCAGCTTCTTTTTCGGTGGAGCACAGGCAAAAGAAACCGGCTATTTTGTGACGGACAAATGTATTGGCTGCAAGCTGTGTTATTCCAAATGTCCGCAGAAGTGTATCGACATTTCAAGAAAGCCTGTGGTTATTCGGCAAGAACACTGTCTGCATTGCGGAAATTGCTTTGAAATATGCCCTGCAAGGGCGATTGAACGGAGATAA
- a CDS encoding sigma-70 region 4, translating into MKFVQFAELELDEEHPFTVCGQTILLSNAALADAISALPEQTQEEILRYYFLRQPQRVIGACIGRSCSTAGRHIQTALQKLREKMERCRHE; encoded by the coding sequence GTGAAGTTTGTCCAATTTGCCGAGCTGGAGCTGGATGAAGAACACCCCTTTACCGTCTGCGGCCAAACCATCCTATTGAGCAACGCCGCCCTTGCCGACGCGATCTCTGCTTTGCCGGAGCAGACACAGGAAGAAATCCTGCGCTATTACTTTCTGCGCCAGCCGCAGCGCGTGATCGGCGCGTGTATTGGCCGGTCATGCAGCACAGCGGGGCGGCATATCCAGACTGCCTTGCAGAAACTGCGGGAGAAAATGGAGAGGTGCCGCCATGAGTAA
- a CDS encoding integrase catalytic region: MADKIEKIHSESPDKGYRRLNDDLRHDHGIYVNDKRVLRICRAKDIRSTVKYNNRGCTRRAKNPQYLAENLLNRQFYAEKPNEKWLTDVTEFKWYDGMEVHKLYLSAILDLCDRRIVSYVLSERNDNPLVYKTFDKAVKANPDAHPLFHSDRGFQYTGRAFHHKLVQAGMTQSMSRVAHCIDNGPMEGFWGILKRERYYGKRFTSKQELVQMIECYIRYYNTRRVQRNLGVLTPIEKHKLCLAA, from the coding sequence TTGGCCGACAAGATTGAGAAAATCCATTCAGAAAGTCCAGATAAAGGTTACCGGAGATTGAATGACGATCTGCGTCATGACCATGGTATCTATGTCAATGACAAGAGGGTGCTACGCATCTGCCGAGCCAAAGATATAAGATCCACTGTGAAGTACAATAACCGCGGCTGCACAAGGCGGGCAAAGAACCCTCAGTATCTTGCTGAAAATCTGCTGAATCGCCAATTCTATGCGGAGAAGCCGAATGAGAAATGGCTTACTGATGTGACAGAGTTCAAATGGTATGATGGCATGGAAGTACATAAACTCTATCTAAGTGCCATTCTGGATCTTTGTGACCGGCGCATCGTATCCTATGTGCTCAGTGAGCGCAATGATAATCCACTCGTTTACAAAACCTTTGACAAAGCTGTTAAGGCGAATCCAGATGCCCACCCGCTGTTCCACAGCGATAGAGGTTTCCAATACACAGGCAGAGCCTTCCACCACAAACTCGTACAGGCTGGAATGACTCAGAGTATGTCCCGTGTGGCTCACTGCATTGACAATGGACCTATGGAAGGATTCTGGGGCATTTTGAAACGGGAACGCTATTACGGCAAGCGTTTCACCAGCAAACAGGAACTCGTGCAAATGATTGAGTGCTACATCCGTTATTACAACACCAGAAGAGTCCAGCGTAACTTGGGTGTACTGACGCCGATAGAAAAACACAAGTTGTGCCTTGCTGCATAA
- a CDS encoding phage DNA replication protein, whose translation MFGLDRHPAECDCQRAAREEREAAEQRRRHLDTVEELKRWGFTDPTIRDWTFENDNGRNPQTELARRYVEHREDMRTDNIGCLFWGGVGTGKSYLAGCIANALMEKEIPVHMTNFALILNDLAASFEGHNEYISRLCRYPLLILDDFGMERDTEYGLEQVFNVIDSRYRSGKPLIVTTNLTLDDLRNPEDTAHSRIYDRLLSMCVPVRFTSDNFRQEAAQAKLERLKKLM comes from the coding sequence TTGTTTGGGCTTGACCGCCACCCGGCAGAGTGCGACTGCCAGAGAGCCGCCCGTGAGGAGCGGGAAGCCGCCGAACAGCGGCGCAGGCACCTTGACACCGTGGAGGAACTGAAACGCTGGGGCTTTACCGACCCCACCATACGGGACTGGACTTTTGAAAACGACAACGGCAGGAACCCGCAGACCGAACTTGCCCGCCGGTATGTGGAGCATCGGGAGGATATGCGAACCGACAATATCGGCTGCCTGTTCTGGGGCGGTGTGGGAACCGGCAAAAGCTACCTTGCGGGCTGTATCGCAAACGCCCTCATGGAGAAAGAAATCCCTGTCCACATGACGAACTTTGCCCTTATCCTCAATGACCTTGCCGCTAGTTTTGAGGGGCACAACGAGTACATTTCCCGTCTTTGCCGCTATCCGCTGCTGATCCTTGACGACTTCGGCATGGAGCGCGACACCGAGTACGGGCTGGAACAGGTTTTCAATGTGATAGACAGCCGTTACCGCAGCGGTAAGCCGCTGATCGTCACGACCAACCTCACGCTGGACGACCTGCGGAATCCGGAGGACACCGCCCATTCCCGGATTTATGACCGGTTACTTTCTATGTGTGTTCCGGTACGCTTTACCAGCGATAACTTCCGGCAGGAAGCCGCACAAGCTAAGCTGGAACGGCTGAAAAAGCTAATGTGA